The nucleotide sequence TACACGTCTTTTTTTGTTTCTGGtatgctaaaatataaaaatgctatTAATTGCAATACTTTACAAAATTATTGATATAAATGAACAGTCACTACgacaaaattgtaaacaaaaaactcaacatttttatctagtttttcaattcaatttataTTCTGATTGCTTTAGCTGTTTGTGTTCAGAAACAGTTTAGAATAGTAAGAAACAATAATATACTGTAATCAAAGATTTTACTTGAAACATACGTATTTTCAGTCTTGCTGTGTGTTATCAACTGTATGAGTATCAAATTTGCTGAAAGAATTCAAGTTGTCATGATGGTTGTTAAACTGTTGGCAGCTGCCATTATAGTAGGTGGTGGATTCTATAGTCTGTCACAGGGAAATACAGAAACAATTGCCAGTGGGTTCGAGGGAACGGGGACAGAAACGTCTATTATAGTTCTGTCATTTTATAACGGATTGTGGGCATATGACGGATGGtaagtttcagattttttttattgattggtgtttaacaccactctCAACACGATTGTGCTCTTTCGTGACGGCTAATTTgttttggtggaggaagccggagtgtccATAAGAACCACCGACCTTTGgtatgaaaactgacaatcctgttCAATAAAAATTGCACCCTAGCCCACCTGCCATGTGCAGAGATCGAACTCACAACTGCAGTGTGTCCAGTGTTGCTAGTAATACAGTAGATCGACTGCTCAGACCACTCGCCTTTTATTCATCAAAACTCATTGCATTAAAATCTATGAAAATCATCTAAAATTGCATATTGATTCCTATGGAAATGTAGACCCTTTGACAAACATTGGTAATAGTGCATTTAAACGATCTAATTATGCACCGTTTCATGGGGACTTTCCTTTGCTAGATTGTATTGATTATATTTATCATTATCTaagtttaaattgttaaaaaaggggggcaaaagataccagaggaacagtcaaactcataaatcgaaaataaactgacaacgtcatggctaaaaattaaaaagacaaacaatagtacacaaaaaataacatagaaaactaaagactgaacaacacgaaccccatcaaaaactgaggttgatctcaggtgctcctgaagggtaagcagatcctgttccacatgtgcaCCCgctgtgttgctcatgttattacataCCCGGCAAATGGTGTAATTCGGAGGTCACATTATTATACAAGGTTTGTACAGAAAAGTGAAAATTGGTAGCTCAATGTGTCATCATGCTGTTATTACTGCACCtctctaaataaaacaaattaaaaaaaaaaacacatatgttAATCTATCCTAGTTATGTAGaaataacaaacgacaacctaTTGACCCTCTTTTTTCACAAGAAAAGACACGAACAAGGTCTCCATCTTCTAACGAAATAATAATATCAATACAATCTTCGAAAATCGCGATGATTTTCTTTTAATCTAAAGTTAATCCATATCAATTTACTGTGTAGTAAAATATGTTGACATGGTATCCTTCGTATTTAGTTTAACGAGTTGTTCAAGATATTTAATTATGAGACTTGAGCTAAAGACGATATCCCATGATTATATCGTGAGCAACAATTTAAAAGTCGTGCGCACCAGTTCGAAAACCGTGCACATGAAATAGAAAGTCGTTCGCATGAGTTTAAAAGTAATGCCAATGTATTTTTTAACCTGGTGCGCACTATTTCTAATTATCTCATCAAAATTATTAGGATTCATGACATTGAAGGGACTAAACACAATCATGCCAAACGAACGCCTGACTAACAGACTTAACTACACTAGAACATCGTGCTTATTTCAGATTATCAATTTTTCACGAATTTATGAACTTTTATAATGTACGAAAGGAGTTTTTCCTTGATATCACTTTCATTGTTTGATATGCAAGTTTTAACGTGTCTTCTTTCATTTGATGTAGGAATAACTTAAATTTTGTTACTGAGGAACTTCAGAATCCAAGAAAGTAAGTTGTTCTTTAGAATACTTGAAAtctacaaaattgtttattttcttaaatctcAATAGTAATAGCAATTTAAAGAGAAGTTATAATTGAGTGATACATATATGTTACGAAAAAGTAGGATAGCTTATGGTAAAACAACGTTAAACAATTCCAATAAACTCTACGGAAATGTGatttatttatatactagtaaacaAATTAGCATGAGTTAACGagacaaaatatcatttattGAAGAAAGCCTCAATTTGAAAAGCTTACTGAAGATTTAAGCCATTATAAACTTGACATTATATCATTACAGAAATATTCCACGCGCTATATGTATAGCAATACCTCTAGTCACAGTGGTGTATATAGTAGTAAATATTGGCTACTTTGCTGTACTCACTCAGGCAGAAATACTAGAGTCGGGAGCAGTAGCAGTGGTATGTTGTACTCAAAACAATGAATTGTTTTCATTAATTGAATTCATAAATGATTTAAATCGAAGAAgctataacaacaaaaaaaaaacaaaaaaaaaactgacagcATCAGAACTCAAAGTGTCAAAATCAAtcatttattcaacaaaaaaTTACACTGCATGCACAGTACATTATAGGGATTTGAATTTATGTCAAGTTCTAAATAGTTGTTCGTAAAGACTAGAATCGCAGTAAGCGAATTATTAGAGCAAATATCTAGAACGCAAAATAAACAAGTAATTGAGTATTTTTTTAGTATAAAAAAGTCTGGAAAACATAAAACTATAATAACTGGAACAGAACCCTTTTtacagatgcgcatttcgacaattaatgtttCTGCAGTGATGCTAGATGCAATACTTTTTAAAATCACAAACCTATTCAATTTTGAAGAGCATGATGAATCCGACACACTTTGCCATGAATTATGTATTTTTCGAAACTTTTTTGATTCTACTTACAGGAATGGGGTAAAAGAATGTTGGGTGTTATGCAATGGATTATTCCTGTTTTTGTTGTTTGCTCGTGTTTTGGTTCCGCAAACGGATCATTATTTTCAAGTGGACGGTAAGCTAGCATTTTATTTTACGTTAATAATAGGTGCTTGGTTAATTCAATGTTACTAACGTTATTTTTTCTTGAATCATATTATTTTATGAAGACATTGTATTTTTGtactaataaaatattttcttacaACAAATACTGGATAATGCTTTGTTCCGAAATGTTAAgttaatatgaaaaagaagatgtggtatgattgccaatcagacaactcaccacaagagactaattgacacagaaataaacaactataggtcaccgtactttcaactgattttatagtttgtCCTTATTGTTGTGCTGTCACAACACTGTCTCATGTTAGGGAGAGGGTAGAGCCCTGCCACTTACTTTATGGTGCATGTTCCAAGAAAGTGAGGATCCTGtagttaagtggttgtcgttggatAATGActgtcaaatatttgttttcgtgAATAATTTTGCTTTgagtaaggccgttagttttctcaattaagttgtttcatatttttcttctctgagccttttatagccgacaatACGATATTGGATGATTTtctcattggttttttttttcttttttaaaggccgtacggttggTTATGATTAAAATGGtggatacttgtctcattggctatcataccacatctccttccTTATTATAAAAAAGTTGTGATATGTTcatagatataaacaaaaatgtggtatgagtacaaatgagacaactctccattcaattcacaatttgttaaagtaaataaTTGTTGGTCAAagtgcggtcttcaacacggaaccttgactcacaccgaacagcaagctataagggcccGAAACATGACTAGTGTTAAAGTACTCAAACGCAAATatcaacgatctaatctatataaataaaaacgCGAAACGAAAGACATTTATATTCCACattaacaaatgacaaccactgaacatcaagtTCTTGACTTATAATAGATCCAAACAAATGGAACTGGTTTAAGCTTTTTGATAGGTACCACCTTCACCCTTACCCGAAACAAAATAGAAAGacatattataaaatatcaattaagatGATTTCACTCAACAAAAGACATATGATCACAAAACAAGTGAATATACAATGAGCGAATAAATTGATATAtggcacaatgtaaatacaatatcaataaaataaggggtgagatgttaaacaatttcagaaatacCACCATCACCTTGAACAAAATGCCACCAAATAGAATAttgtacacaggtaaatgaaaataattttattgttagGTATACATTAATGGAGAACAATATATTGTTTACATATTCATCACAGAACAAAAGTGAAAATGTATAGTCATACCAAACACCTAttaaaacttgtatatattaGAAATAAAGAGACGAGATGCAAGTACACATTTAATTACAAAAAGCATTACAAtttgtatcaacaggtcaaatcaACACGAAAGAACGATTTGAAAGTACTCTTGTCTACTGAACTGAATTTTGCAGGTCAAAACCAAATTTGCAGgtcaaaaccaaatatatcgttTTTTCACCAAATGGAAAATATATTGGAGACAACAATTCTAAAGTTCTAGAAAATTAgatattacacaaaaaaaaaacaatttcttgaTTGCCCTACACCAATGgaacaaaatgttttattatacgAACTGTACTGTGAATCACGCAATATTGACCTCACAACATATATTGTCAAACAGAAATTCATTCGATAGCAATAAACACACAAGAAATGTTTTTGAAGACTTGATGTGAACATATAACTATGGTATTCACTAGGATCCAATTACAAACTgtataactttttttcagattatGTTATGTTGCCGCATATGATGGTCATTTGCCGTCTGTGTTATCATTCTTACACTTACGGAGACACACTCCGATCCCGTCCATGATATTTACAGTAAGTTTGAATGTACATTGATGCATATCGAATTTAAGTTACAGTAATTGTTATTTTAGGTAAATTTGTAAAAGGGGAGTTTTACTTGGAGATCAACATTATTTAAAGTcttatgaaacttcaaattacacaaacaaaatctcaaatttaaaagaaatttccTTTTTCTGAATTGTTGGCTTCCAGCCAAGAGGCCATCAATTTACCGACATGTTTTCCATATTCAATTATATCAGCCTTACCTCAGCGTGAACTTTCTCGTATAAATCCGGCGAAAGCAATTAACACACCGGTTGGGCGATTCtgcgatttttttttactagataagactttgattttttttattgaaatgtacaaaataaatattaattgtGTATATAATGATTTGATCACAAAGGAGCAATGTAATGGCACCTTTAAATATATTGATAGTAccataatttgttttgtaaaatattacactTGCTGTTTAATAAAAGTAACTTAGCAATAAGATAAAAACGACTTGTATGAGCATTTCGTTCAATAGACttagttttcaaattttcaaattggtTTTGACAATTACATCGCTTTTCATTAGAAACATGattttagttttgaaataaatagtCAACTTTTTCACGTTAACTGCCATTTTAGCGGTATTTTTTACATTGTCGAATAAGCGGGAAgattggctagccataaaacaaaGTTCAAcccgacacattttttttttaaatatcctgtacCTTTTCAGATATAAATTGTTGCAGTTGCCGATTTTATgtaagttgtcgtttgtttttgttgcagttcagtgtttctgttcttccgttgatttcctcttatagttgatgtgtttccctctgttttgttttgtaacctggatttgtcttctcctaatcgatttatgactattgaacagcggtatactactgttacattTATTTAACATCTTATTTTGGTTTAAAATTGTTCTTAAAAAAAGGATAATATTTCTAAAGATTTGTGTAAACTATATGAAATTTCATTGCCACAAATAGATGTAAGTCATCGTGCGCAGTTTACAAAAATGCGTATAACTTGGCTTGTTTTTCTCCCTTCAGAAAAGGAAAGCGCCTTTTTAAACGGCACAGCAATCGTCAACTTTCTTTTCTGACTTACTTATCAATATACCTGATTTAACAgattataacattttgttttttgtaacgTTTCAGCTTATAATCTCAGCACTTTTAGTTGTTCCATTTGACCTAAGTTCGTTGATTGGTTTCTTCAGTTTTACTGCTTGGATATTCTATGGCTTAACTGCTTCTACAGTACTTGTACTACGCTACAGATTTAAGCATAAAGCTGAACACGACAACTATCAGGTACTTACAAATAAAAAACTCCACTCATTTTGGGGTCCACTTCTATCAAAGCCAAaagtttcatatttatatatcccGTATTTTCTGTCCCATTTTATTATCCCAGAATCATGCCAAAGTCAATTTGTTTCAAATTGCCAAAACTTTGATAATTAAAACACCTATTAGCGTGGTGGTGTAGGAGGAGACAGAGACACCAGTTTTGGTGCAAAATACACATACCAGTTGTTGCAGTGTGTAGATAATAACAAACAATGACATTCTATAGCTTTGGTTGCACATTGGGGTTAAGAGAGTCTGACCATTGCATGTTTCACTCCAATTTAAAAGGTaaccattttaaattttaaacacttGAAGAAAtagtgataaataaaaaaaaggagcctaagctgaaatatataaataatggaATATCGAGCTACACAACGCTTTTTTTTCTTACATATGCACACAATTTTGGGTTCTTTTCACATGTATGATTTTTATCGGAAATACACGATTAAAGAAAAGTAGAACTTTCATAGCAGTAAAATAAATTCCTTGTTGAATGTCAAAGGGTATTTTACACAAATACCAATTAGTTGGAATTATTAAGTGGACGTTTTGCAAAAAGCTATCAAAAGTACCAGTCTTATAATTTCAtacgtgtttcgtctacataagactcatcagtgacgctcagataaaaaaaaaagttataaagccaaacaagtacaaagttgaggagcactGAGGACCCAAACTTCCAAAAATGGTGTCAAACAAAGCTAAGATGATATatgactgggataagaaaatcctcagtatTACAATATACTTTTGTCAaagggaaatttataaaaatgacgtAAACAAAGTTGTGTTGATGAGTTGCTCATTTATTAGAAGTGACACatataaataaaagattaaatgtttaaatgctggatttttaagactttttagaataaataataatttaattcattttcagGTCATTTTTCAGATACAGTCATTTTTTTAAGTACAATTTTCAAACAAGAGCAGGAAcctgtacatttaaaaaaaaaccttagaaATTTATAATTGGTAGTTTCAGTCCCATGCttaatgtatttgtttatttgttatacaaGTTTGTTCATGTTTGACCTGATGTTTTTTATGTTGATCTTTCAGGTTCCTCTTGTGGTGCCGATTCTTGTTATGATTCTCTCTGTCTATTTAGTTCTCGTTCCTTTAATATACTTACCAAAGCCAGAATATATCCATGTTCTGATATTTATGGCTGTTGGACTATTGTTGTACTTTTTGTTGGTTTACAAAGAAATAAAGATTCCATGCGTGGGTAagttatgttaaaataatttaattaaggatgtaacacgtcttttgatttatttttttccttttttatgttatttcttcatagacagaaaacaatattacagtcattccttaaataataattTACCAGAAATAATTTTCAATAAGTATATATCAATTATGcatcctgtttacaaaactttgaattttccaaaaaaactaaggattttcttatcccagaaatagcttaccgtagctgtatttggcaaacctttatggaatttttggtccccaatgctcttcaactttgtatttgtttgacttattaactgttttgatttgagcgtcactgatgagtcgaatgtagacgaaacgcgcgtctggcgtattaaatcataatccaagtacctttgataactattctgaTTTGCGGAATATAAAGTATTTACGAAAGGTACtagggttataatttaatacgccagacgcgcgtttcgtctacataagattcaccagttataaagccaaacaagtacaaagttaaagagcattagaactccaaaattccaaaaagttgtgccaaatgcggctaaggtaaagttttgtaaacaggaaacatataaaaatgaccatatagttgatattcatatcaacaccgaagtactgactactgattGCAGAAAGTgctttgtctatcagctcatagacataattgtGTCATGTGAACacgacgtcatcaacgtttttatcattatttactcCATTTTAGAATGAGATTATAAggatgactttaatattttttctgtctattcgaaattaCATAAAAATATGATGCACAATTTTATATAACACGCTACGGGGTTATTAAATGTgtaccacatttttgatgttatttcttcaaagaccaaaaaaatattacagttattccttaaataataatttaccagatacaattttcaataaatatatatcagtTATGCTTCATCCGTATTTGATATCATACTATTTTGTTCTTCaacttaattattatatatatgtgtactTTTATGATGTGTAATCGTATTATTTACACGAACATGCATAGGTTTCCCTATGCCAGTTGTATGGAAAAAACAAAAATGCTTAATGTTACAATTGaagtaaatatttgaattaatgaTACAACAACTTAAAAAAATAGGTTGAACAAATTTGGATCCCACTTTTTTTACAGTAGAGTTAAAAGTAGAAATTCACTCAGAATAAACATAACATTTAGCATAAAGGAAGATTATGTAAAGTGTTTAGTCTTAAATCAATATATCGGACAACTAATTAAATGAATAATTTTGGTGTGTTTTATTTGCAGGTTTAGCAACTAAATTTATGCAGAAACTTTTTCTAATTGTCCCTCCTTCCGGGAAGGCAGAATAGGAATACAGATTACTCAGCAATAAAAACCAATGCAAATCTGTTATGAAATGTGATCTACAGCAAGTCCATATTTTGAATTGTATTGTTTCGTATAAAATGTGTAGGTTGCATCTTGCATGAACATAAGAACATCGACATTATCTTTCCATGTATGTACTATCATATACCATAATGaacattgcatttatttttttctcaacgGCATTATCTATTAACAGTTGTACTTAGGTTATTATGTGATTTAAACCaaatagtatataaaatattgtgTATTGCTTTGTCACAATAACTTTGCATGGTCCTTAAAACAATTATATGGCACCGATTATTCACTCGACAAGTTGTGCAAATCTATCACGTAAGAATTCTCCCGTAGAAGCTCCACTAGAAACTACCAAGAAAACTAAATGATACAATTTTAACTGAAAtagtaaaatagttatcaaaggtaccaggattataattttgtacgccagacacgcgtttcgtctgcataagactcatcagtgacgctcatatcaaaacatttataaagccaaacaagtacaaagttgaagagcattgatgatccaaaattccaaaaagctgtgccaaatacggctaaggtaatctatgcctgggataagaaaatagcTCCTATAAAATGCTgtcaatttatataaacaaattacATTATCATATTGGATTTCTATTGAACTAATACATTGAACATTTACAGTAGCTTTAATTGCAGGGGGTAGATACTAATAAATCAATTAATGACATATAGCAAAAACCTCAATTGATTTAAACGTAAAACCTCTAAACATCTTTATCTTATTTGTCTGTGTCGTGGGCATGCTTACCCCTTGACATATGTATACAATTTATCTTCCTTTTTCATATGTGTATATACCCAACCATTTAGGAAGTAAATTCTAAATTGGAAGTGGAccttaatttttttacatttaaaagaaagaGGCAGTAACCATAATTCCccagaaaataaaacatattatcacatgtaaaagaaaaatctatattttacagAAAGAGTCTACCTATGTTGTAGATACGACACATGTTAATAGACACAACATAgtcaaaaaaaattaaagtaccTGTTGACATGATGTTACAATATTTTACCTcgtattgtttgtttgcagtggcggatacagaaattattaaaaagggggcccactgactgtctaagaggggaccgctccagtcatgcctcagtgattccctaaataatcaacaacaTATTCCCACAAAAGGGGAGTGGTCGGACCCTCTATCTGTCTCAGGTTTTGTATACTGAAACAATTATGGTCCTTTGAGAAGGTGAATAACCCTTACTCGGATCGATAATTTTAGATATGCTCCTCCTCAGCAGGCCATAGTTgtataatatttgaataattgaTAGATAAATAATTGCTCTCCAATGATATGGTAATTTTTGTAGGAATATATTGAAGTCATCAAGATTTTGAAGGCTTATTTGCACTATTAAGcgtaatatattttcttttattattgcatcttatgtttttgtttttgttatatcattattattgttaaagtttttttgtcatttaatataACCATTTGTGAATcatctttatatattttatgataataaagttatttgattttgttataaGATGAATGTTTCATTATTATCATTCgttagaatagttcgtccatcAAATCATTAAGGCCGCTCTAGTTATTTGGAATTCTCCCAACTATAAAAGAGAAATCTAAAGGATTTTCTCCTTGTACGGTGTCTGCTTACTATTTCTGAACACTTGAGATTACTCCCgatttttggtgaggttcgtattgcttagtcttttgttttctgagttgtgttttttaaacagttgtttgtttgttgtcatactcttttttttttttgcaaaggcCTTGGATCTTATTTTTAgttttgtgagtttgaatgtcgctTTGGTATATTTTGCCTCGCGATCGacaacatttttagctcacctggcacgaagggccaagtgagcttttctcatcacttggcgtccagcgtccgtcgtcgtccgtcgtcgttaacttttacaaaaatcttttcctctgaaactactgggccaaatttaaccaaacatggccaaaatcattataagggtatctagtttataagtTGTGTCCGGTAACCCGgacaaccaaccaaaatggccgccatggctaaaaatagaacatacgggtaaaatgcagtttttggcttataactcaaaaaaccaaagcatttggagcaaatctgacaggaataaaattgttaatcaggtcaagatctatctgcccttaaattttgagatgaatcggacaacccgttgataggttgctgcccctgaattggtaattttaaggaaattttgctgttttttgttattatcttgaatattatcatagatagagataaactgtaaacagcaaatatgttcagttaagtaagatctacaaataagtcaacaagaccaaaatggtctgttgacccctttaggagttattgtcctttatagtcaatttttaaccatttttcgtaaatcttagttatcttttacaaaaatcttctcctctgaaactactgggcaaaattaaaccaaacttggccacaatcatcattggagtattcagtttaaaaattgtgttcggtgacaacaacaacaacaacaacaacaacaacaatactttattttaagagggttacacagttagctatataactaatcttccctgaggccctcatcatgagaaatcaaacaaaatgcaaacatatacattgcatacattactataaaaagtcaagtatgataataatgtttaatacaacttgataaaatgtgatgaaaaaaataaacatgatgacatgatcagtttttaatattattgatatagctaggttgatttcaataaatgatctgttattttgtatttgaaagaattaacatttgtaatatttcttaacggtattggcaaattattccacaagaatggtccagaatacataaaagattttttgaacaattctgtttttggtttagggagtatgaggtttccttgaacagcatttctcaaggggtatggatttctgtctgaaacataatgaaacttgttagtaagatatgatggggcatAATTTTTAATacacttaaatgtcatcactaacttatgatattttattctctgttcaactgtcatccagtttaaatgtttgaataagggtgcagaaggagcgaatgggtctgtttctagtattaatctagcagccctcttttgtaattttaatatcctttttaaaccctcactgctacaactactccacactatacaacaataatcaattagtggcaagatataaccattatagaataattttctgcagtctagatttagaaattttttaatctttaatagtagatatagtctagatgatatttttgagcagatcacatcaatttggtttgtccatgtgagggaagggtcaattttaatgcctaaaagactttcacatgtggaagattgtatcacttgattgttaatagttaaacaactctcattgtaatgtggcattgctctttgcttcgttccaataatcatatattttgttttagttttattgatgaacatattgttatcattgcaCCATTCCTCTACACCATGTAAATCTTCTTGTACCTTTGACTGTAGAGTTTGATAACAATTACCAGAAAGATGTAAAGTTGAATCATCGGCATATAAATCAGTGCAACAATTTTGCATATAAATAGGAAGGTcgtttatgtataatataaacagaagggggcctaatatggagccttgggggacaccatacttgatataaagtttttcagaatgagcattaccaatttgtacttgttgagttctttcattcaaatatgatttaaaaaaagaaacagcagtATTATCAAAACccgacccggccaaccaaccaagatggccgccatggctaaaaatagaacttgggggtgaaatgtagattttggcttataactctgaaaccgcagcctttagagcaaatctgacatggggggtaaaattgtttatcaggtcaagatctatctgccctgaaattttcagatgaatctgacaacccgttgttgggttactgcccctgaattggtaattttaaggaaattttgctgtttttggttattatcttgaatattattatagatagagataaactgtaaacatcaataatgttaagcaaagtaaggtttacaaataagtcaacatgacggaaattgtcaattgaatccttaggagttattgtcctttatagtcaatttttaacaattttcataaaatttgtaaattttaactaacattttccactgaaactactgggccaagctcattatagatagagataattgtaagcagcaagaatgttcagtaaagtaagatgtacaaacacatcaccatcaccaaaacacaattttgtcatgaatccatctgcttcctttgtttaatattcacatagaccaaggtgagcgacacaggctctttagagcctctagttttatatatcttttaatacAATAACTAGGTCTTTTCATGAGGAATATTTCTTCCCAATTTACAACATGAGTTCCGTTAAAAAGGAATATTCGAGCGAGCAataaaaaatagtgtttttataTCACATATTTCTTACTTACAAATATATTCTACATTTCTTTTGCGTAAATTTCCTTGCACATGATCCTTACACCAATACTGTTACCTCAAAAAAATATTGTCACATATCAgtgc is from Mytilus galloprovincialis chromosome 6, xbMytGall1.hap1.1, whole genome shotgun sequence and encodes:
- the LOC143080804 gene encoding b(0,+)-type amino acid transporter 1-like isoform X3, which encodes MNSGFDAHHSYDVKLNGHIPNGNSTKGQNGSIHRSEKLLNGNGYTSNGNGLLNHNDNVREKHTPLPEDDVRMERSLGLISGTAIIAGTMIGSGIFVSPKGVLEGAGSVGMSLVIWLSCGIISMLGALTYAELGTTIARSGGEHAYLMEAFNPNDKHKCFGRIPAFLFDWISVFIIRPSMFAIMCFTLGTYVTQPFYHDCLPPIYLTKIFTVLAMVLLCVINCMSIKFAERIQVVMMVVKLLAAAIIVGGGFYSLSQGNTETIASGFEGTGTETSIIVLSFYNGLWAYDGWNNLNFVTEELQNPRKNIPRAICIAIPLVTVVYIVVNIGYFAVLTQAEILESGAVAVEWGKRMLGVMQWIIPVFVVCSCFGSANGSLFSSGRNTTITLNKMPPNRILYTDYVMLPHMMVICRLCYHSYTYGDTLRSRP
- the LOC143080804 gene encoding b(0,+)-type amino acid transporter 1-like isoform X1, which encodes MNSGFDAHHSYDVKLNGHIPNGNSTKGQNGSIHRSEKLLNGNGYTSNGNGLLNHNDNVREKHTPLPEDDVRMERSLGLISGTAIIAGTMIGSGIFVSPKGVLEGAGSVGMSLVIWLSCGIISMLGALTYAELGTTIARSGGEHAYLMEAFNPNDKHKCFGRIPAFLFDWISVFIIRPSMFAIMCFTLGTYVTQPFYHDCLPPIYLTKIFTVLAMVLLCVINCMSIKFAERIQVVMMVVKLLAAAIIVGGGFYSLSQGNTETIASGFEGTGTETSIIVLSFYNGLWAYDGWNNLNFVTEELQNPRKNIPRAICIAIPLVTVVYIVVNIGYFAVLTQAEILESGAVAVEWGKRMLGVMQWIIPVFVVCSCFGSANGSLFSSGRLCYVAAYDGHLPSVLSFLHLRRHTPIPSMIFTLIISALLVVPFDLSSLIGFFSFTAWIFYGLTASTVLVLRYRFKHKAEHDNYQVPLVVPILVMILSVYLVLVPLIYLPKPEYIHVLIFMAVGLLLYFLLVYKEIKIPCVGLATKFMQKLFLIVPPSGKAE
- the LOC143080804 gene encoding b(0,+)-type amino acid transporter 1-like isoform X2, producing MSLVIWLSCGIISMLGALTYAELGTTIARSGGEHAYLMEAFNPNDKHKCFGRIPAFLFDWISVFIIRPSMFAIMCFTLGTYVTQPFYHDCLPPIYLTKIFTVLAMVLLCVINCMSIKFAERIQVVMMVVKLLAAAIIVGGGFYSLSQGNTETIASGFEGTGTETSIIVLSFYNGLWAYDGWNNLNFVTEELQNPRKNIPRAICIAIPLVTVVYIVVNIGYFAVLTQAEILESGAVAVEWGKRMLGVMQWIIPVFVVCSCFGSANGSLFSSGRLCYVAAYDGHLPSVLSFLHLRRHTPIPSMIFTLIISALLVVPFDLSSLIGFFSFTAWIFYGLTASTVLVLRYRFKHKAEHDNYQVPLVVPILVMILSVYLVLVPLIYLPKPEYIHVLIFMAVGLLLYFLLVYKEIKIPCVGLATKFMQKLFLIVPPSGKAE